The Lycium barbarum isolate Lr01 chromosome 12, ASM1917538v2, whole genome shotgun sequence genome includes a region encoding these proteins:
- the LOC132623513 gene encoding uncharacterized protein LOC132623513 isoform X3, with the protein MANHGGVGSKFVSVNLNKSYGQSLHHHDNKSYSGGSYGQAASMGRGRSGGGSGGMVVLSRGRNVQKIAPKLSVPPPLNLPSLRKEHEKFDLSGSGGGTSGSGGQGSGPRPSSSGMGWTKPAAVALQEKDVNTDGQVVDSLDQTGHGIDGVNQVSGSYMPPSARVGGIGAAVTGPARTFPLTVDKVSVLRGEDFPSLQAALPVSSGPANKQKDSSSQKQKQVSGEGSSDEQRDSYNMSSVVDMRPHGQSSRYATGNGLAENNGYESSHGLSSVRRVDQPRKQEDFFPGPLPLVRLNPRSDWADDERDTGHGFADRGRDIVISKVDNYWDRDFDLPRTSVLPHKAAHNQYERRAPRETLTGNGFSSDHRGDSYSRDLRIPSREGREASTWRNSIVSRDGNVPGVANDRNAVSSGGSFVNKDFAKDNKYAPPQYGETARDGSFTGNRDYSYGRKDTGLVTDGKQRWNHATESSNSRGVERMTQDRLGSELSSRYRRDGFQNNSGSKPSFASVGKSLPMGDPVLNVGREKHALPRGERPYREDPYLKDFESAGFDERDLFSGGLAGVIKRKKDMVKQTDFYDPVRESFEAELERVQKMQELERQRVVEEQERALEQARREEEERQRLIREEEERRRKLEEEAREAAWRAEQERLDAVRRAEEQRIAREEEKRRMFMEEERRKQAAKQKLLELEAKIAKRQTEVTKTDTLVVTTDEKVSAMNKEFDVSGTSDVDNWDESERMVERLTTSASFDTPVLSRSSDVSSQHYSSQEVFTNFPDRGRPINSWRGDVFENGSSSSMYLRDHDIGHHSPRRDVSAGGRTAPRKDLSGTAGYLAPGNYAKGGREGYTDEFGNRKEHRWSVPMDADPYIRNRDMDTEFNDNLADRYGDIGWGQARSRGNTRFPYPDRLYQNSEADEPYSYGKSRYAVRQPRVLPPPSLSTMQRTFRGMNDHPGSSNAVDNEIHYPHPRGGESTRQTGYFVGHPSELVASQQESALAEDTKLNKDMSPRCDSQSSLSVTSPPNSPPHLSHDELDESGDSPSASVAAEGKNVTLSGYECTLLNDNSARDAMKTASSSLSAMEDEDWNVDDNGELQQQEEYDEDEDGYREEDEVREVDDENLDLNQDFEDLQLGEGVSSHNLDNMVLGFDEGVEVAIPSDDFDRNSRNEESVFDRPETSEGGSMNGVQVDEKCLNPVEGAPGASLDISSERVQEAEKVMQESEYKLSTEPHTSAASHLLDGIDTYCGPSLNAQQTFSSAGTPSVGQTSASSLTSSSQPDLPVKLQFGLFSGPSLIPSPVPAIQIGSIQMPLHLHPSVGPSLTHIHPSQHPIFQFGQLRYSSQGILPITAQSMSFGQPNVQAHYNTNQNSGGYVPPQPSQDASTSSLMKDSVHSISANQGHGFVVRPGGPDDSKPVQESAGSKILTDNIVGVASASASDRKIISESEMQVEAKGLSNADRHVQPSKEKGSDGNSSSVLPSIQSVSNERNSAGGRAQGQGYSNKGKRFTYAVKGSSLRSSFPTSDGPYSESSRFQRRPRRTVQRTEFRIRENSNSRQSSSTVFSNDSGHGDNLNHSGRAAAAVFAKSGSKRGSFSSKPPKQNVELDSKSANVDSQEVDSGIRPSKDEGRASLHKSHNISHTGEGNLKRNISEEDVDAPLQSGVVRVFMQPGIEAPSDEDDFIEVRSKRQMLNDRREQREKEIKAKSRVSKPPRKPRMTRQNNAVSTSPNKISASVGGEIPNKSNYSDIIASEAQGSGYMDVSTGFTTVVSQPLAPIGTPAGSNGSQADKQFHTAKSHQTTSGGVVPASGDDLEPGLMFESNKNTDNVTSSPLNSWGSAQINQQVMALSQSQLEEAMNPARFEAHAASVGAHGGTVTEPILQSSSILTKDKSFSSAASPINSLLAGEKIQFGAVTSPTVLHTGSRVVSHGIGAPGSNRSEVQISRNISPDENSEAEAAASAVAVAAISSDEIVGNGLGSAISEAKTFEGDQQLSSQSRAEESLSVSLPADLNVETPPISLWPPPPSPQNSSSQILSHFPGGPQSHFPFYEMNPMLGGPIFAFGPHKESGGSQSQSQKATVSSSGPLGAWQQCHSTLDSFYGHPAGFTGPFISPPGGIPGVQGPPHMVVYNHFAPVGQYGQVGLSFMGTTYLPSGKQPDWKHTPSSSAMGITEADMNNISMAGSQRNLSNMPATVQHLGPASPIMPMASPLAMFDVSPFQSSPEMPIQARWSHVPASPLHSVPVSHPLQQQAEGALPSKFGHSHPVDQSLNTNRFLESHPREGSDGTPSFTVATDANAAQFPVESGLGDSSKSGATGGSAQSLVSQSSSGCANADIGKNDAFRNGVSNSGKDQGISGFKTQTQQKNASTQQNQTAGYNYHRGGGMSQRNMGGNDWSHRRMGFHGRNQSLGAVPSTKVKQIYVAKQTLSGTKTTE; encoded by the exons ATGGCCAATCATGGCGGTGTTGGGAGTAAATTTGTGTCTGTGAATTTGAATAAATCATATGGGCAGTCTTTACATCATCATGATAATAAATCTTATAGCGGTGGTTCTTATGGACAGGCCGCCTCGATGGGACGGGGGCGGTCTGGTGGTGGAAGTGGAGGAATGGTTGTTTTGTCACGGGGTCGGAATGTGCAGAAAATTGCGCCGAAATTATCAGTTCCACCCCCCTTGAATTTGCCTTCATTGAGGAAAGAACATGAGAAGTTTGATTTATCGGGATCGGGTGGTGGGACATCGGGAAGTGGTGGTCAAGGAAGTGGGCCGAGGCCATCGTCTTCTGGTATGGGTTGGACTAAGCCTGCTGCTGTGGCGTTGCAAGAGAAAGATGTAAATACTGATGGTCAGGTTGTTGATAGTTTGGATCAGACTGGGCATGGTATTGATGGGGTTAACCAGGTTAGTGGATCGTATATGCCTCCTTCAGCTCGTGTAGGTGGAATTGGAGCTGCAGTTACTGGTCCTGCGAGAACGTTTCCTTTGACAGTTGATAAAGTCTCAGTCTTGAGAGGTGAGGATTTTCCTTCTCTTCAAGCTGCATTGCCTGTCTCTTCTGGACCGGCAAACAAGCAAAAGGATAGTTCGAGTCAAAAGCAGAAGCAGGTGTCTGGTGAAGGATCATCTGATGAACAAAGAGACAGTTACAACATGAGTTCGGTGGTTGATATGCGTCCTCATGGGCAGTCTTCACGTTATGCAACTGGAAATGGTCTGGCAGAAAATAATGGGTATGAAAGTAGTCATGGTTTGAGCAGTGTTCGCAGGGTGGATCAACCTAGAAAGCAGGAAGATTTCTTTCCGGGGCCACTTCCATTAGTTCGGTTGAATCCCAGATCTGATTGGGCTGATGATGAACGTGACACTGGTCATGGATTTGCAGATAGGGGCAGAGATATTGTGATTTCAAAAGTTGATAATTATTGGGATAGGGATTTTGACTTGCCCCGAACTAGTGTGTTACCCCATAAAGCTGCTCATAACCAATATGAAAGGAGGGCTCCTAGAGAGACTCTGACCGGGAATGGGTTTTCCAGTGACCATAGAGGTGATAGCTATAGCAGGGATCTGAGAATACCTAGTAGAGAAGGTAGGGAAGCAAGCACATGGAGGAACTCAATCGTTTCGAGAGATGGTAATGTTCCAGGCGTTGCAAACGACAGAAATGCTGTTAGCTCTGGTGGATCGTTTGTTAACAAAGATTTTGCGAAAGATAACAAATATGCCCCCCCACAATATGGCGAGACCGCTCGTGATGGAAGTTTTACTGGAAACCGGGATTATTCGTATGGAAGGAAGGACACAGGTCTTGTTACTGATGGCAAACAACGCTGGAATCATGCAACAGAATCATCCAACAGTCGAGGGGTCGAGCGCATGACTCAAGATCGCCTTGGCAGTGAATTGTCCAGTAGATACAGGCGTGATGGATTTCAAAACAACTCTGGGTcaaaaccttcatttgcatctgTTGGGAAATCACTGCCTATGGGTGACCCTGTTCTGAATGTGGGCAGGGAGAAACATGCCCTTCCGAGGGGTGAAAGGCCATACAGAGAGGATCCATACCTGAAAGACTTTGAATCTGCTGGATTTGATGAAAGGGATCTCTTTTCTGGAGGACTTGCTGGGGTGATCAAGAGAAAAAAGGATATGGTTAAGCAGACTGACTTCTATGACCCTGTCAGAGAGTCCTTTGAGGCTGAACTGGAGCGCGTTCAAAAGATGCAAGAGCTTGAGCGACAACGAGTTgtggaagaacaagaaagagcaTTGGAGCAAGCTCGAAGAGAAGAAGAGGAGAGACAGAGACTGATTAGAGAAGAGGAAGAACGTCGGCGGAAGTTGGAAGAAGAAGCACGAGAAGCTGCTTGGAGGGCAGAGCAAGAGCGTCTTGATGCAGTTAGAAGAGCTGAAGAGCAGAGAATTGCTAGAGAGGAAGAGAAAAGGAGGATGTTCATGGAGGAAGAAAGGAGGAAGCAGGCTGCTAAACAAAAGCTTTTGGAATTGGAGGCCAAGATAGCCAAGAGGCAGACTGAAGTGACAAAAACTGATACTCTAGTTGTCACGACCGATGAGAAAGTATCTGCCATGAACAAGGAATTTGATGTTTCAGGGACATCTGATGTGGATAATTGGGATGAGAGTGAAAGAATGGTGGAACGGTTAACAACTTCAGCATCTTTTGACACCCCGGTCTTAAGCAGATCTTCTGATGTAAGTTCCCAGCACTACTCCTCTCAAGAGGTTTTCACAAATTTTCCAGACAGAGGAAGACCTATTAATTCATGGAGAGGGGATGTATTTGAGAATGGAAGCAGCTCTTCTATGTATCTACGAGACCATGATATTGGTCATCACAGTCCCAGAAGGGATGTATCTGCTGGAGGCAGAACAGCTCCCCGGAAAGATTTATCAGGGACAGCTGGATATTTGGCTCCTGGGAATTATGCCAAAGGCGGACGAGAAGGATATACAGATGAATTTGGCAATCGGAAAGAGCATAGATGGAGCGTTCCTATGGATGCTGATCCATACATCAGGAACAGGGACATGGATACGGAATTCAATGATAATCTTGCAGATAGGTATGGTGATATTGGTTGGGGGCAAGCTCGTTCTCGTGGCAATACTCGCTTCCCTTACCCAGATCGGCTATATCAAAATTCTGAAGCGGATGAACCTTATTCCTATGGTAAGTCAAGGTATGCTGTGAGACAGCCACGGGTACTTCCTCCACCTTCACTCTCTACTATGCAGAGAACTTTTAGGGGTATGAATGATCACCCAGGTTCATCGAACGCTGTTGACAATGAGATCCATTATCCTCATCCTCGAGGAGGTGAATCTACAAGGCAGACAGGCTATTTTGTTGGCCATCCATCTGAACTTGTTGCTTCCCAGCAGGAGAGCGCTCTTGCAGAAGACACGAAACTGAATAAAGATATGAGCCCAAGATGTGATTCACAATCTTCTCTATCTGTCACAAGCCCCCCAAACTCTCCTCCTCATCTCTCTCATGATGAGTTGGATGAATCTGGGGATTCTCCTTCAGCATCTGTTGCTGCAGAAGGTAAAAATGTAACCCTCTCCGGATATGAATGTACTCTCTTAAATGATAATTCTGCAAGAGATGCCATGAAAACGGCTTCCAGCTCTCTCTCTGCCATGGAGGATGAAGACTGGAATGTGGATGATAATGGTGAATTGCAGCAGCAAGAAGAGTATGATGAGGATGAAGATGGTTATAGGGAAGAGGATGAAGTGCGTGAAGTAGACGATGAGAATCTTGACCTGAACCAAGACTTTGAAGATCTGCAATTAGGCGAGGGAGTATCATCTCACAATTTAGATAATATGGTTTTGGGCTTTGATGAGGGTGTTGAAGTTGCAATACCAAGTGATGATTTTGACAGGAACTCAAGGAATGAAGAAAGTGTATTTGATAGACCTGAAACCTCTGAAGGTGGATCTATGAATGGGGTTCAAGTTGATGAAAAATGCCTTAATCCCGTTGAAGGGGCCCCTGGGGCAAGTTTGGATATCTCCTCTGAGAGGGTCCAAGAAGCTGAAAAAGTTATGCAAGAATCTGAGTATAAACTGAGTACTGAACCTCACACTTCAGCAGCGTCACATCTATTAGATGGTATTGATACTTATTGTGGCCCTTCACTAAACGCTCAGCAAACTTTCTCATCTGCTGGCACCCCATCTGTTGGACAGACTAGTGCGTCAAGTTTAACTTCTTCTAGTCAACCTGATTTACCTGTTAAGCTTCAGTTTGGGCTGTTTTCTGGTCCTTCTTTGATACCTTCTCCGGTACCAGCCATCCAAATTGGTTCCATTCAAATGCCTCTTCATCTCCATCCATCAGTTGGTCCATCCCTTACTCATATTCATCCATCACAGCATCCTATCTTCCAATTTGGTCAGCTCAGGTATTCATCACAAGGGATTCTGCCAATCACTGCTCAATCGATGTCTTTTGGTCAGCCCAATGTGCAGGCTCATTACAATACCAATCAAAACTCCGGAGGTTATGTGCCTCCCCAACCTTCTCAAGATGCTTCTACTTCGAGTCTGATGAAAGACAGTGTTCACTCTATTTCTGCAAATCAGGGACATGGTTTTGTGGTGAGGCCTGGAGGACCTGATGACAGTAAGCCAGTACAAGAAAGTGCAGGAAGCAAAATTCTTACGGACAACATTGTGGGGGTTGCTAGTGCTAGTGCTAGTGATAGAAAGATTATCTCGGAGTCAGAAATGCAAGTTGAAGCTAAAGGCTTGAGTAATGCAGATAGGCATGTGCAGCCATCTAAGGAGAAAGGATCTGATGGCAACTCGTCCTCTGTGCTGCCATCAATTCAGTCAGTTTCTAATGAGAGAAATTCTGCTGGGGGCAGGGCTCAAGGCCAAGGTTACAGCAACAAGGGGAAAAGATTCACATATGCTGTAAAAGGTTCTAGTTTGAGGTCATCTTTCCCAACTTCTGATGGTCCTTATTCTGAGTCAAGTAGATTTCAGAGACGACCTCGTCGGACAGTTCAGCGAACTGAATTTCGAATCCGGGAAAATTCAAATAGCAGGCAATCATCCAGCACCGTTTTTTCTAATGACTCTGGTCATGGTGATAACTTAAATCACAGTGGGAGAGCTGCCGCAGCGGTTTTTGCAAAAAGTGGATCAAAGAGAGGATCCTTTTCTAGTAAGCCACCGAAGCAAAATGTGGAGTTGGATTCTAAGTCAGCAAATGTTGATTCTCAGGAGGTTGATTCTGGTATCAGGCCAAGCAAAGATGAGGGAAGGGCATCACTGCACAAAAGTCATAATATTTCACACACTGGCGAGGGAAATCTAAAAAGGAACATATCCGAGGAGGATGTTGATGCTCCATTGCAGAGTGGTGTTGTACGTGTGTTTATGCAGCCTGGCATAGAAGCACCTAGCGACGAAGATGACTTTATTGAAGTCAGGTCTAAGAGGCAAATGCTGAATGATCGGCGAGAGCAAAGAGAAAAAGAAATCAAGGCGAAATCCCGTGTTTCTAAG CCTCCGCGCAAACCTCGGATGACCAGACAAAATAATGCAGTCTCAACTAGTCCAAATAAAATCTCTGCATCTGTGGGTGGAGAAATACCAAATAAGAGTAATTATTCAGATATTATTGCTTCAGAGGCGCAGGGATCTGGTTATATGGATGTGTCCACTGGATTTACTACCGTGGTGTCGCAGCCACTGGCTCCAATTGGAACGCCTGCCGGGAGCAATGGATCTCAGGCTGATAAACAATTTCATACCGCCAA GTCGCACCAAACCACCTCTGGTGGTGTTGTTCCTGCCAGCGGAGATGACCTTGAGCCAGGCCTGATGTTTGAGAGCAATAAAAATACAGACAATGTTACATCATCACCACTAAACTCATGGGGCAGTGCACAGATCAATCAACAG GTTATGGCCTTGTCGCAGAGCCAACTTGAAGAGGCTATGAACCCTGCCCGGTTTGAAGCACATGCAGCTTCTGTTGGAGCTCACGGTGGTACAGTCACTGAGCCCATCTTACAATCATCATCCATCCTAACAAAGGACAAATCTTTTTCTTCTGCTGCAAGTCCAATTAACTCCCTGCTTGCTGGCGAGAAAATTCAATTTG GTGCTGTTACATCCCCGACGGTCCTTCATACTGGTAGTCGTGTTGTTTCCCATGGGATTGGAGCTCCAGGTTCTAATCGATCGGAAGTACAAATTTCCCGTAATATTTCTCCTGATGAAA ATTCTGAAGCTGAAGCCGCTGCTTCTGCTGTTGCTGTAGCAGCTATCAGCAGTGATGAAATTGTCGGGAATGGACTTGGCTCTGCTATTTCAGAAGCTAAAACTTTTGAAG GTGATCAGCAATTGAGCAGCCAATCAAGGGCAGAAGAGTCTCTTAGCGTATCTCTTCCTGCTGATCTCAATGTTGAAACTCCTCCGATATCATTGTGGCCACCCCCACCAAGTCCCCAGAATTCGTCGAGCCAAATCCTATCTCATTTTCCTGGTGGTCCGCAGTCTCATTTTCCTTTCTATGAGATGAATCCCATGTTGGGTGGTCCGATTTTTGCCTTTGGTCCACATAAAGAGTCAGGTGGCTCCCAGTCACAGTCACAGAAAGCTACTGTGTCTAGCTCAGGTCCACTTGGTGCATGGCAACAATGCCATTCTACGTTGGACTCATTCTACGGTCATCCAGCAGGGTTCACTGGCCCTTTCATTAGCCCACCTGGAGGTATCCCTGGGGTTCAAGGTCCGCCGCACATGGTGGTCTATAATCATTTTGCTCCAGTTGGACAGTATGGCCAGGTTGGATTGAGCTTTATGGGTACAACTTATTTACCTTCTGGAAAACAGCCTGATTGGAAGCACACGCCCTCATCCTCCGCAATGGGTATCACTGAGGCGGATATGAATAACATCAGCATGGCTGGTTCTCAGCGGAATTTATCAAATATGCCTGCTACCGTCCAGCACCTTGGCCCTGCTTCACCAATTATGCCCATGGCTTCTCCTTTGGCCATGTTTGATGTGTCTCCATTCCAG TCTTCACCTGAAATGCCAATCCAAGCTCGCTGGTCTCATGTCCCTGCATCGCCTCTTCATTCTGTTCCCGTTTCTCACCCCTTGCAGCAGCAAGCTGAAGGCGCATTACCATCTAAATTCGGGCACAGTCATCCGGTTGATCAGTCATTGAATACCAATAGGTTCTTGGAGTCTCATCCTCGAGAAGGCTCTGATGGTACCCCCAGTTTTACTGTTGCGACAGATGCCAATGCAGCTCAGTTTCCTGTTGAATCGGGTCTTGGAGATTCCTCCAAGTCAGGGGCAACTGGTGGTTCTGCTCAGAGTTTGGTCAGTCAAAGCTCTTCTGGATGTGCTAATGCAGATATTGGCAAAAATGATGCTTTCAGAAATGGCGTCAGCAACAGCGGTAAAGACCAAGGTATAAGTGGTTTCAAAACACAAACACAACAAAAGAATGCCTCTACTCAGCAGAATCAAACTGCAGGCTATAACTATCACAGGGGTGGTGGTATGTCTCAGAGAAATATGGGTGGAAATGATTGGTCCCATCGCAGAATGGGTTTCCATGGCAGAAATCAGTCTTTGGGTGCGGTTCCATCTACTAAGGTGAAACAAATATACGTGGCTAAGCAAACCCTTAGTGGGACAAAAACAACGGAATGA